A region from the Lolium perenne isolate Kyuss_39 chromosome 4, Kyuss_2.0, whole genome shotgun sequence genome encodes:
- the LOC139830314 gene encoding uncharacterized protein: MSGSSSTTGLTNAGLLPASLAALLNRPIDHAAMSGSSIGTIAVGSLFSHPPSASPSAASTALQLQVLGASAASSAAGVSSADPPPPASQPAVSAVVAPSAALSPAPDSSGPLPAPFHFGNHITIKLSPENYIFWRAQVLPLLRSHYLMGYVDGTLPCPPALVDGVHGPVINPAHRVWTGQDQANLSSIQGSLTPGVAGLVVFAKTSHEAWSTLEKTFSAQSQARANALRRQLGECEKLDLSVTDYYNKVRALADTLASIGQPLRDSEFTSYVVNGLDEEYDGLVEVVNERAATSPMSPHELYQRLLNTEQRLEARPGRRERGGHGDVSALAANKGGARPPSYTAPTSGKIYIPKNSAPPSPDHSGGGRPQRTCQLCGRDGHLASKCHRRFQRSFLGIGNDGKDTRNNARQAAMADRPAPQGQQGNTQTYVDPHWYMDTGATDHLTSELGKLHTRDAYHGSDKVHTANGAGTGRGARLELLEDVAPSTPLSSAAPPTAAVDHDDHGPSLHGLDGRVHADAHVAWPTSPSSATPSSPPRDSADRAHAVADPPVHGTGDRVHAPGDDRPSPAPTSPAPTSPGPSAPEPASPSCASPASASSPPGSADSSAAAPSVPPTAVAPVAHRPHTRSRSGIVRPLQRTDGTVAWYAACLAAALADPSAEPRNYQAAMSVPHWREAMELEYQALLRNQTWTLVPPPPRVNVIDSKWVFKVKKHADGSIERYKARLVARGFRQRYGLDYEDTFSPVIKPTTIRVLLSIAVTRGWSMRQLDVQNAFLHGLLEEEVYMRQPPGFVDSARPDYLCRLTKALYGLKQAPRAWHARLATALRARGFVPSTADSSLFLLQKPEVTMYLLVYVDDIILVSSSPMAADALIKSLGADFAVKDLGQLHFFLGLEVTHWNRGLILTQKKYSLDLLRRAGMLKCKTVATPMSSTEKITAVDGELLSSADATEYRSIVDGLQYLTITRPDISFAVNRVCQYLHEPRDTHWSAVKRILRYVRLTVSHGLHIRPSSSVVLSAYSDADWAGNPDDRRSTGGYAVFFGSTLIAWSARKQATVSRSSTEAEYKAVGNATAELIWVQSLIKELGIPQPRPPILWCDNIGATYLSANPVFHARTKHIEVDFHFVRERVAKRLLQIKFISSKDQLADIFTKPLPLPQF; this comes from the exons ATGTCGGGTTCGTCCTCGACCACCGGCCTCACCAACGCCGGCCTCCTGCCGGCCTCCCTCGCCGCGCTGCTGAACAGGCCGATCGACCACGCCGCCATGTCTGGCTCGTCGATCGGGACGATCGCCGTCGGCTCCTTGTTCTCGCATCCGCCGTCGGCATCGCcgtccgcggcctcgaccgcgctGCAGCTTCAGGTCCTCGGCGCGTCCGCGGCCTCCTCCGCTGCTGGCGTTTCGTCCGCAGATCCTCCACCGCCGGCCTCTCAGCCGGCTGTCTCCGCGGTGGTCGCGCCCTCGGCTGCGCTGTCCCCGGCGCCGGACTCTTCTGGCCCGCTCCCGGCGCCCTTTCACTTTGGTAATCACATTACCATTAAACTGTCGCCGGAAAATTATATCTTCTGGCGTGCGCAGGTCCTTCCTCTCCTTCGGAGCCACTACCTCATGGGCTACGTCGACGGTACCCTCCCCTGCCCTCCCGCGCTGGTTGACGGCGTGCACGGGCCGGTCATCAACCCGGCTCACCGTGTGTGGACTGGGCAGGATCAGGCCAACCTCTCCTCGATCCAGGGCTCCCTCACACCGGGGGTCGCTGGGCTTGTCGTCTTCGCCAAAACCTCGCATGAGGCGTGGAGCACCCTGGAGAAGACCTTCTCGGCGCAGTCTCAGGCCCGCGCCAATGCTCTTCGTCGCCAACTCGGCGAATGTGAGAAGCTTGATCTCAGCGTCACGGACTACTACAACAAAGTACGTGCGCTTGCGGACACGCTGGCTTCTATTGGTCAGCCCCTTCGCGACTCCGAGTTCACCTCCTACGTCGTCAATGGTCTCGATGAAGAGTACGATGGCCTTGTTGAGGTGGTTAATGAGCGCGCCGCCACCTCTCCGATGTCTCCTCACGAGCTGTACCAGCGCCTCCTCAACACTGAACAGCGTCTGGAGGCCCGTCCTGGGCGACGGGAGCGCGGTGGCCACGGGGACGTGTCCGCCCTCGCCGCCAACAAAGGGGGAGCACGGCCTCCCTCTTACACGGCGCCTACCTCGGGGAAGATCTACATCCCCAAGAACTCCGCGCCGCCTTCACCGGATCACTCGGGCGGTGGCCGTCCCCAGCGCACTTGTCAGCTGTGTGGTCGTGACGGTCACCTCGCCTCCAAGTGTCATCGCCGGTTTCAGCGCAGCTTCCTCGGCATCGGCAATGACGGCAAGGACACCCGCAACAATGCTCGTCAGGCTGCCATGGCCGATCGCCCCGCTCCCCAGGGTCAGCAGGGGAACACTCAGACCTATGTTGATCCCCACTGGTACATGGACACCGGTGCTACGGATCATCTGACGAGTGAGTTGGGGAAGCTCCATACACGTGATGCCTACCATGGTTCCGACAAGGTTCACACCGCCAATGGGGCAG GTACTGGTCGTGGAGCTCGGTTGGAGCTGTTGGAGGACGTCGCGCCGTCGACCCCACTGTcttccgcggcacctcctaccgcGGCTGTGGATCACGACGATCACGGCCCTTCATTGCATGGCCTCGATGGTCGTGTCCATGCAGACGCTCACGTCGCCTGGCCGACGTCGCCTTCTTCTGCGACGCCCTCATCGCCTCCGCGTGACTCTGCTGATCGTGCCCATGCAGTGGCCGATCCACCTGTGCATGGCACCGGGGATCGTGTTCATGCACCGGGCGACGACCGCCCGTCGCCCGCGCCCACGTCGCCCGCGCCCACGTCGCCCGGGCCCTCGGCGCCCGAGCCTGCCTCGCCTTCGTGTGCCTCTCCAGCGTCCGCCTCGTCTCCGCCAGGGTCTGCGGACAGCTCTGCCGCGGCGCCCTCTGTTCCTCCGACGGCTGTTGCTCCTGTGGCTCATCGCCCACACACGCGCAGTCGTAGTGGCATCGTTCGACCTCTTCAGCGCACTGATGGTACTGTTGCATGGTACGCTGCCTGTCTTGCTGCTGCACTTGCTGATCCTTCCGCTGAACCTCGCAATTATCAAGCTGCTATGAGTGTGCCTCATTGGAGAGAAGCTATGGAACTGGAATATCAAGCTCTGCTTCGTAATCAGACTTGGACACTTGTTCCTCCGCCACCTCGGGTCAATGTCATTGATTCTAAATGGGTTTTCAAAGTGAAGAAACATGCTGATGGGTCTATTGAGCGCTACAAAGCGCGTCTTGTTGCCAGAGGTTTTCGGCAGCGCTATGGCCTGGATTATGAGGATACATTCAGTCCTGTCATTAAGCCCACGACCATCAGGGTACTTCTCTCCATTGCAGTTACTCGCGGTTGGTCTATGCGTCAGCTCGATGTGCAGAATGCCTTTCTGCATGGTTTATTGGAGGAGGAGGTGTATATGCGTCAGCCCCCTGGTTTTGTTGATTCGGCTCGTCCAGATTATTTATGTCGACTCACTAAAGCTCTCTATGGTCTGAAGCAGGCTCCTCGTGCTTGGCATGCGCGTCTTGCCACTGCGCTTCGTGCTCGTGGTTTTGTGCCCTCTACAGCTGATTCCTCCTTATTTCTTCTACAGAAGCCTGAGGTTACTATGTATCTCTTGGTGTATGTCGACGACATTATTCTGGTCAGCTCGTCTCCTATGGCTGCCGATGCTCTTATTAAATCATTGGGTGCTGATTTTGCTGTCAAGGATCTTGGTCAGCTTCACTTCTTTCTTGGTTTGGAAGTGACTCATTGGAACCGTGGCTTGATTCTGACACAGAAGAAGTATTCTCTGGATCTTTTGCGACGGGCTGGTATGCTGAAGTGTAAGACTGTTGCGACTCCCATGTCCTCCACCGAGAAAATCACTGCTGTTGATGGTGAGCTTCTCTCTTCTGCTGATGCCACTGAGTACAGGAGCATTGTTGATGGTCTCCAGTACCTGACTATTACTCGCCCAGATATCTCTTTTGCTGTCAATCGAGTTTGCCAATATCTTCATGAGCCTCGTGACACTCATTGGTCTGCTGTCAAGCGTATTTTGCGTTATGTGCGTCTTACAGTGTCCCACGGTCTCCATATTCGGCCGAGTTCTTCTGTTGTGCTCTCGGCTTATTCTGATGCTGATTGGGCAGGCAATCCTGATgacaggcgatccacggggggttaTGCGGTCTTCTTTGGCTCTACCTTGATTGCCTGGAGTGCTCGCAAACAGGCGACAGTTTCTCGCAGTAGTACTGAAGCAGAATACAAGGCTGTTGGTAATGCTACTGCTGAGCTCATTTGGGTACAGTCGCTGATTAAGGAATTGGGTATTCCTCAGCCGAGACCCCCTATACTTTGGTGTGATAACATCGGTGCTACATACCTTTCTGCAAATCCGGTATTCCATGCCCGAACAAAGCACATTGAAGTTGACTTTCATTTTGTGAGGGAACGTGTTGCAAAACGGCTACTACAAATCAAGTTCATCTCCTCTAAGGATCAACTTgctgacatcttcacgaagccattACCTCTACCACAGTTTTAG